The genome window GGGCGCTGGCGATGCAGGCGCTGCGGGCGGCGGCGGTCGGCGGCGGCAGCGTGGACGAGGCGGCGTTGCAGCAGCGGCTGCGCGCCTGGGAGCTGGACTGGGTGAAGTGCGAGACAGCTTACACGCGGCAAGCCCCGGCCGATCCGGTCGCCGCGGTACGCACCCTGCTGCAACAGGTGGATGCCCGATGAGCGCCGCTTCCATGAGCATCCCCGCCGCCGCGCCATCGCGCGAACGCTTCGTGTCGCTGGACGTGTTCCGCGGCCTGATGATCTTCCTGATGATCCTGGGCAACACGCCGGGCGCCGGCGCCGACGCGTTCGTGCAGCTGCGGCACGCACCGTGGCTCGGCTTCACCGCCGCCGACGTGGGGTTCCCGTCGTTCCTGTTCGTGGTCGGCAACGCGATGAGCTTCGCGCTGGATCGCAGCCAGCCGCTCGGCGCGTTCCTGTGCCGGGTCGGCAAGCGCAGCGCGCTGATCTTCCTGCTCGGCTTTTTGATGTACTGGTTTCCGTTCGTGCACCAGGGCGCCGACGGCAGCTGGAGCTTCATCGCCATCGACCAGACCCGGGTGCCGGGCGTGCTGCAGCGCATCGCGCTGTGCTACGCGCTCGCCGCGCTGTTGTGCCGCTGGCTGCCGCCGCGCGGGCTGCTCGGCGCCTGCGTGGCGCTGCTGCTCGGCCACTGGGCGGCGCTGTACCTGTGGGGCCAGCCGGGTGCGGAACTGAGCAAGCTCGGCAACGCCGCCACGCGCCTGGACCTGTGGCTGCTGGATCCGGCGCAGCTGTACCGCAAGGACGGCGGCTTCGATCCGGAAGGCCTGCTCGGCACGCTGCCGGCCACGGTCAATGTCATCGCCGGCTACCTGACCGGCCTGTACGTGCGCCGCGTCGGCAAGCAGGCGCGCACGGTGCGCTGGCTGCTGCTGGCCGGCATCGCGCTGACCCTGCTGGCCCTGGCCTGGCAGCCGTGGTTTCCGCTGGCCAAGAAACTGTGGACCGGTTCGTTCGTGCTGCTGACGGTGGGCCTGGATCTGCTGCTGCTGGGCGCGCTGCTGTGGGCGATCGAGGTGCGCCGGTGGCAGGCGGGCAGCGGCTTCTTCACCGTGCTCGGGCGCAATCCGCTGGCAATCTACCTGTTCTCCGAACTGTTCGTGATCAGCCTGCGGCTGGTCCCGGCCGGCGCCAGTGGAATGGACCTGTACCAATGGCTGGGCATCGCGGTGTTCCAGCGGCTGCTGCCCGGTCCCTGGGGCAGCCTGGCCTGTGCGCTGGCCTACACGTTGGTGTGCTGGGCGGTGGGCTGGTGGATGGACCGGCGGCGGCTGTACCTGCGGCTCTGACCCGGCGTGCACATGTCGCAAATTGGTACTATATTGGACATGATGAATCCATGCGGTCCGGAGCCAGCACGATGACCAAGCTCAAGCCCGAGGTCGACCCCAGGCTGGCGGGCTTGGCCGTGGACCCGAGTGCGCCGACCCCGCTGTACCTGCAACTGGCCAGCAAGCTGGTCGAGGCGATCAAGGGCGGCCAGTGGAGGCCGGGCGAGGCGTTGCCGGCCGAACGCCAGTTGTGCGAACAACTGCAGGTGTCGCGGGTGACGTTGCGCCAGGCGGTGGATGCGCTGGTCGAACAGGGCCTGGTGTCGCGCCGGCAGGGCGCCGGC of Xanthomonas translucens pv. cerealis contains these proteins:
- a CDS encoding acyltransferase family protein translates to MSAASMSIPAAAPSRERFVSLDVFRGLMIFLMILGNTPGAGADAFVQLRHAPWLGFTAADVGFPSFLFVVGNAMSFALDRSQPLGAFLCRVGKRSALIFLLGFLMYWFPFVHQGADGSWSFIAIDQTRVPGVLQRIALCYALAALLCRWLPPRGLLGACVALLLGHWAALYLWGQPGAELSKLGNAATRLDLWLLDPAQLYRKDGGFDPEGLLGTLPATVNVIAGYLTGLYVRRVGKQARTVRWLLLAGIALTLLALAWQPWFPLAKKLWTGSFVLLTVGLDLLLLGALLWAIEVRRWQAGSGFFTVLGRNPLAIYLFSELFVISLRLVPAGASGMDLYQWLGIAVFQRLLPGPWGSLACALAYTLVCWAVGWWMDRRRLYLRL